From Megalops cyprinoides isolate fMegCyp1 chromosome 18, fMegCyp1.pri, whole genome shotgun sequence, one genomic window encodes:
- the LOC118793159 gene encoding tetratricopeptide repeat protein 39B isoform X2, with the protein MDLKTSIEECSMALNLVLNNKFSEALDLLKPWAKDSMYHALGYSSILVMQAAMTFEHKDIQTAMATIKEALQTCQRFRKRNTVVESISSLVSKQAADNLKEEEMHAEICYAECLLQKASLTFVQDENMISFIKGGIKIRTSYQIYKECQHTLNMTQDLAGNNDSFRQFEGGVKLGIGSFNLMLSLLPGRILRLLEFIGFSGNREFGLSQLREGAASHSLRAILSALTLLLYHTYVTLILGTGEGNLVEAEALLEPYLVKFPKGSIILFYAARIAVLKGNFEKAQVKFQECIAAQQEWKQIHHLCYWELMWSHSFQQEWLEAYRYADLLCKESRWSKAIYVYQKAAILSMLPEEDVKKTGENIVELFRQVEGLKQRLAGKSIPTEKFAVRKSRRYSSPTPVKLVVPALEMMYVWNGFTIVGKRVDLTEGLLITIEKAEQQLSNDPNPTEYHPDDQCLVQMLKGLCLKHLGRLLQAELCFTQVLSSERRIRYDHYLVPFTLYELGLLYKQQGDYPKATRFIENAKLNYKDYSMESRLHFRIHAALSSLKGSPVSTP; encoded by the exons ATGGATCTGAAGACCTCCATAGAGGAGTGCTCCATGGCGCTCAACCTCGTCCTGAACAACAAGTTCTCCGAGGCCCTGGATCTCCTCAAGCCATG GGCGAAGGACAGCATGTACCATGCTTTGGGGTACAGCAGCATCCTGGTCATGCAGGCGGCCATGACCTTTGAGCACAAGGACATCCAGACGGCCATGGCTACAATAAAGGAGGCTCTACAGACCTGCCAAAG GTTCAGAAAAAGGAACACTGTGGTAGAGTCCATATCCAGCCTGGTGTCCAAACAAGCTGCTGATAACCTGAAAGAAG AGGAGATGCATGCAGAGATCTGCTATGCAGAGTGCCTGCTACAGAAGGCGTCCCTCACCTTTGTGCAG gatgaaaacatgattagcTTCATCAAAGGAGGGATCAAAATCCGAACAAGTTACCAGATCTACAA AGAATGCCAGCACACACTAAACATGACCCAGGACCTGGCGGGCAATAACGATTCGTTCAGACAGTTTGAGGGTGGAGTCAAGCTGGGAATTGGATCCTTCAATCTG ATGCTGTCTCTTCTGCCTGGCAGGATCCTGCGCCTGCTCGAGTTCATTGGCTTTTCAGGGAACAGA GAATTCGGGCTGtcccagctgagagagggagccgCCAGTCACAGCCTCCGCGCCATCCTCAGTGCGCTGACCCTGCTCCTCTACCACACCTACGTCACACTCATACTGG GCACTGGAGAGGGAAACCTGGTGGAAGCTGAGGCACTGTTGGAGCCCTACCTGGTCAAATTCCCCAAA gggtccattattttattttatgcagcGAGAATTGCTGTGCTTAAAGGAAACTTTGAGAAG GCGCAGGTGAAGTTCCAGGAGTGCATCGCTGCGCAGCAGGAGTGGAAGCAGATCCATCACCTGTGTTACTGGGAGCTCATGTGGTCCCACTCCTTCCAGCAAGAGTGGCTGGAGGCCTACCGCTACGCGGACCTCCTCTGTAAAGAGAGCAGGTGGTCTAAG GCTATTTATGTGTATCAGAAAGCAGCAATTCTTAGCATGCTCCCTGAGGAGGATGTGAAGAAAACCGGGGAAAATATTGTGGAGTTATTCAG GCAAGTGGAGGGTCTGAAGCAGAGGCTTGCAGGCAAGTCCATCCCGACTGAGAAGTTTGCCGTGAGGAAATCCCGGCGGTACTCCTCACCCACCCCAGTAAAGCTGGTGGTCCCAGCACTG GAGATGATGTATGTGTGGAATGGATTCACCATCGTTGGCAAGAGAGTGGATTTGACGGAAGGGCTGCTGATCACCATTGAGAAGGCAGAGCAACAGCTGAGTAACGACCCCA ATCCCACTGAGTACCACCCAGATGACCAGTGCCTTGTACAGATGTTGAAGGGACTCTGCCTGAAGCATCTGGGCCGGCTTCTTCAAGCAGAGCTGTGCTTCACACAAGTGCTCTCCAG TGAGAGGAGAATAAGATATGATCACTACCTAGTGCCGTTCACCCTCTACGAACTGGGTCTTCTGTACAAACAGCAAGGCGACTATCCCAAGGCAACAAGGTTCATAGAGAATGCAAA GCTGAATTACAAGGACTACTCCATGGAGTCCAGGTTACACTTCCGTATCCATGCTGCTCTCAGTAGCCTGAAGGGCTCCCCGGTCTCCACCCCTTAA
- the LOC118793159 gene encoding tetratricopeptide repeat protein 39B isoform X1 — protein MAHVGNGAGNIDVDVEDCFEDAFDRIPVAAKMDLKTSIEECSMALNLVLNNKFSEALDLLKPWAKDSMYHALGYSSILVMQAAMTFEHKDIQTAMATIKEALQTCQRFRKRNTVVESISSLVSKQAADNLKEEEMHAEICYAECLLQKASLTFVQDENMISFIKGGIKIRTSYQIYKECQHTLNMTQDLAGNNDSFRQFEGGVKLGIGSFNLMLSLLPGRILRLLEFIGFSGNREFGLSQLREGAASHSLRAILSALTLLLYHTYVTLILGTGEGNLVEAEALLEPYLVKFPKGSIILFYAARIAVLKGNFEKAQVKFQECIAAQQEWKQIHHLCYWELMWSHSFQQEWLEAYRYADLLCKESRWSKAIYVYQKAAILSMLPEEDVKKTGENIVELFRQVEGLKQRLAGKSIPTEKFAVRKSRRYSSPTPVKLVVPALEMMYVWNGFTIVGKRVDLTEGLLITIEKAEQQLSNDPNPTEYHPDDQCLVQMLKGLCLKHLGRLLQAELCFTQVLSSERRIRYDHYLVPFTLYELGLLYKQQGDYPKATRFIENAKLNYKDYSMESRLHFRIHAALSSLKGSPVSTP, from the exons ATGGCTCATGTAGGGAATGGAGCTGGAAATATCGACGTCGATGTGGAG gaCTGTTTCGAAGATGCCTTTGACAGGATTCCTGT tgcggCCAAGATGGATCTGAAGACCTCCATAGAGGAGTGCTCCATGGCGCTCAACCTCGTCCTGAACAACAAGTTCTCCGAGGCCCTGGATCTCCTCAAGCCATG GGCGAAGGACAGCATGTACCATGCTTTGGGGTACAGCAGCATCCTGGTCATGCAGGCGGCCATGACCTTTGAGCACAAGGACATCCAGACGGCCATGGCTACAATAAAGGAGGCTCTACAGACCTGCCAAAG GTTCAGAAAAAGGAACACTGTGGTAGAGTCCATATCCAGCCTGGTGTCCAAACAAGCTGCTGATAACCTGAAAGAAG AGGAGATGCATGCAGAGATCTGCTATGCAGAGTGCCTGCTACAGAAGGCGTCCCTCACCTTTGTGCAG gatgaaaacatgattagcTTCATCAAAGGAGGGATCAAAATCCGAACAAGTTACCAGATCTACAA AGAATGCCAGCACACACTAAACATGACCCAGGACCTGGCGGGCAATAACGATTCGTTCAGACAGTTTGAGGGTGGAGTCAAGCTGGGAATTGGATCCTTCAATCTG ATGCTGTCTCTTCTGCCTGGCAGGATCCTGCGCCTGCTCGAGTTCATTGGCTTTTCAGGGAACAGA GAATTCGGGCTGtcccagctgagagagggagccgCCAGTCACAGCCTCCGCGCCATCCTCAGTGCGCTGACCCTGCTCCTCTACCACACCTACGTCACACTCATACTGG GCACTGGAGAGGGAAACCTGGTGGAAGCTGAGGCACTGTTGGAGCCCTACCTGGTCAAATTCCCCAAA gggtccattattttattttatgcagcGAGAATTGCTGTGCTTAAAGGAAACTTTGAGAAG GCGCAGGTGAAGTTCCAGGAGTGCATCGCTGCGCAGCAGGAGTGGAAGCAGATCCATCACCTGTGTTACTGGGAGCTCATGTGGTCCCACTCCTTCCAGCAAGAGTGGCTGGAGGCCTACCGCTACGCGGACCTCCTCTGTAAAGAGAGCAGGTGGTCTAAG GCTATTTATGTGTATCAGAAAGCAGCAATTCTTAGCATGCTCCCTGAGGAGGATGTGAAGAAAACCGGGGAAAATATTGTGGAGTTATTCAG GCAAGTGGAGGGTCTGAAGCAGAGGCTTGCAGGCAAGTCCATCCCGACTGAGAAGTTTGCCGTGAGGAAATCCCGGCGGTACTCCTCACCCACCCCAGTAAAGCTGGTGGTCCCAGCACTG GAGATGATGTATGTGTGGAATGGATTCACCATCGTTGGCAAGAGAGTGGATTTGACGGAAGGGCTGCTGATCACCATTGAGAAGGCAGAGCAACAGCTGAGTAACGACCCCA ATCCCACTGAGTACCACCCAGATGACCAGTGCCTTGTACAGATGTTGAAGGGACTCTGCCTGAAGCATCTGGGCCGGCTTCTTCAAGCAGAGCTGTGCTTCACACAAGTGCTCTCCAG TGAGAGGAGAATAAGATATGATCACTACCTAGTGCCGTTCACCCTCTACGAACTGGGTCTTCTGTACAAACAGCAAGGCGACTATCCCAAGGCAACAAGGTTCATAGAGAATGCAAA GCTGAATTACAAGGACTACTCCATGGAGTCCAGGTTACACTTCCGTATCCATGCTGCTCTCAGTAGCCTGAAGGGCTCCCCGGTCTCCACCCCTTAA